The genomic DNA TCAACAAGTGGGAATGTTTTTAACAAAATGAATTATACAGAAGGTCTAGCAAACTTAATTGAAAGAAGATATTTAACAACTAAGTCAGAAGATAACAGAAAATTTTATGGTAAGTTTATGTCATCAAGAGTATGTAAAACTTGTAATGGAAAAAGATTAAATGAACTTGCATTATCTGTAAAATTAAACGGACTTAGCATTGCAGATTTTGTTGAGCTAACTATAGAAAATGAGTTAAATTTTTTATTAAATCTTGAATTAACAGATCAACAAAAACAAATTGCTTCATTAGTTTTAAATCAGCTTTTATCAAGAATAAGTTTCTTAAATGAAGTTGGATTAAATTATTTAACCTTAGCAAGAAGCGCAACAACTTTATCTGGAGGAGAGTCTCAAAGAATTAGACTTGCAAAACAATTAGGTTCAAAACTTTCAGGAGTTTTATATGTTTTAGATGAACCTTCGATTGGTTTACATCAAAAAGATAATGATAAACTTATTGCAACATTAAAAAAGCTTAGAGACTTGGGAAATACCTTAATTGTTGTAGAACATGATGAAGATACAATGAAGCATTCTGATTGAATTGTTGACATTGGACCTGGAGCTGGAGTTCATGGTGGAGAAGTAGTTGCACAAGGAAGTTATGATGATATTTGTAATGAACCAAGATCAATTACCGGACAATACTTATCAAAAAAATTATCAATACCTGTTCCAAAAAAAAGACGTGGTGGTAATGGTAAAAAACTAGAAATCATTCAAGCAAGTGAAAATAATTTAAAAAATATTGATGTAACTATTCCGTTAGGAAAGTTTGTAACTATAACAGGGGTTAGTGGAAGTGGTAAGTCTACATTAATGGAAGAAATTATTTATAAAGGTTTAAGAAAAGAAGTTGCAAAAGAATTGATACACCCAGGTAAATATAAAAAAATGAAAGGTACTGAAAACATAGATAAAATTATTTATGTTTCTCAAGATCCAATTGGAAAAACTCCAAGATCAAATCCTGCAACTTATACTTCAGTTTTTGATGATATCAGAGATTTATTCGCAGAAACTCCAGAAGCAAAAATGCGTGGATACAAAAAAGGAAGATTTAGTTTTAACGTTCCTGGCGGAAGATGTGACGCATGTCAAGGTGATGGAGTTGTTAGAGTTGATATGCAGTTTCTTGGTTATGTTGAAGTCATTTGTGAAGTTTGTGAAGGTAGAAGATATAACGAAGAAACTCTACAAGTTAAATATAAATCTAAAAATGTTTGAGATGTTTTATCTATGACAGTAAAAGAGGCTGCAGACTTTTTTGAAAATATTCCTAAAATAAAAGAAAAACTTGATACTATACTTGCAGTTGGACTCGGATATATTAAACTAGGACAAAATGCAACAACTTTGTCTGGTGGAGAAGCACAACGTGTTAAGCTGTCTACTTTCTTATTAAAAAAATCAACAGGCCAAACTTTATTTTTATTAGATGAACCAACAACAGGATTACATGTTGATGATGTAAATCGTTTAATAAAAGTTTTAAATATTTTAGTAGATCAAGGAAACACCGTTTTAACAATTGAACATAACTTAGACTTTATTAAAGTTTCGGATTATTTAATTGATTTAGGACCTGATGGAGGAATGGCTGGAGGGGAAATTCTTGCTACAGGAACTCCAGAACAAGTTGTATTAGCACAAAATAGTTACACAGCAAAATATCTAAGGGAGTACTTAAATGATTAATGTAGAAGAAGAAATTGTTCCGATGAGTTTGTTTTTCAAAAAACAATATAATTTAAAAAAACTATTAGCAGAACAAAAAAATCCACAAAATAATTTTAAAGTTATTAGTGTTGTTGGTACAAATGGTAAAGGATCAACTTCTAATTACATCTATAAAAACTTATACAAAAATAATAAAAGTGTAGGATTATTTTTTTCACCTGCATTTATTTATCACAATGAAAGAATACAAGTTAACAATCAATGAATAGAAGATGAAATTTTATTAAAAATCATTGAAGATAGTAAACCATTATTTGAAAAGTATGAGTTAACTTTTTTCGAAATATGAACTTATATAGCAATAGTTTATTTTAATTTAAAAAAAATTGAATTAGCAGTAGTTGAAGCTGGAATAGGTGGAATGAAAGATGCAACAAGTTTATTTGAAAATCAAATTGCAGTTTGCTTAACATCGATCGGATTTGATCATACAGATGTGTTAGGAAATAAAATAGAAAACATAATAGAAAACAAAATAAAGATTGTTAAAAACAATAATAAAATCTATACAACTATAAACAATTATAAGTATGATGATATTTTTAAATCTTTCGTAAGCAATGAAATTATTTACTGTGAACCAACAAATAATTTAACATACCAAAAGTATAATCAAGGAATAGCAAAAGAAGTCTTAAAGTTATTTAATATTCAGTTTGATGCAAATACTAATGTGCCTTTAGGAAGACAATCAGTTTTAAAGGAAGATCCTAACTTTATTATTGATGGATGTCATAACTTTAATGGAGCAGAAGAACTAGTTAAATCTATTAAAGATTTAGATAAGTATACTATTTTGTTTGCATCAAGCAAAGGTAGAGAAAACAGTGAAATGGTAGCGTTTTTAAAAAGTAAATGCAAAGAATTTTATGTAACTACTTTTGATCATTTTAAAGCCTGAGAGTTAAATCTTGTTAATGAAGATAATAAAGTTTATGATTGAAAACAGTTTTTAAATGATAATATTAATAAGGATATATTAGTGTGTGGTAGTTTATATTTCATACCATTAGTATATAGGTGATTTATGGGAGGTAAATAATGAGTAACTATTATATAATTACTAATGTTATTGGTTTTCTAGGTGTTGCCGCTTTATTTGTCGGAGCATTGGCTTTAGAAAAATTTACTTTTAAAAAAATTTCAGTTAGACATATCACAGTTATGGCAACTTTCGGAGCATCTAGTGTTGTTTTAACTAATTTGGTTGGATATAACATTCCTATTCTGGGAAATGTTAGATTAGCTTTTGGAGATTGAATTATCTTTTTACTAGGAATGATGTTTGGTCCGTTGTGTGGGGTAATATCTGCTATTGCGATTGATACAGTAGGAAATCTAATTCCTAATGCGTTTGGATATCATTCGGGTTATATGATGAACAAATCTATATTAGGAATTTGTGGAGCACTTGTTTTTATATCAAAAAAAGATAACTGAATTATTTTAAAAACAGCCTTGTTCTACGGAATTCCTTATACTTTACAAAGTTTATTATTTAATCAAATTTGAATGATGTCTTGAAAAGGAGAAGCTGCTTGATTAGATATAGTTCCCAAACTAATAAAGCTACCAATTACTTTACCTATTTATATAATAATTAGTTATAGTACTTTCAAAGTATTACAAAAACTACTGGATAGATGACAAACAGAAGATATATGATGTTTTAAAAATAGAAACATGCAAGTCTTAAGTTTAGAATTTGAATAATGGTTATGCCATTATTTTTTTCACAAAAGTTGATATAATAATTAAAGAAAAAAGGATATGGCTTATGAAATTTAAAAAAAGTTATTTTGAAAATAGTTATTGTAAAAATGCTTATAACTCTGCTCAAATTGAAGGGAACAAGTTATCAGCGGTAGTTTTTGAAAAAATTATTTTTCATTTTGACGAAAAAGAAATTTGAAGTGAAATTTATAAAGACTATTCAGTTGATTATAATCCGATTCTTGCGAAATGATATGAAGAAGCATGAGGTTTTAAAAGATCATATTCACTCTTGTATAAAACAATTCAAAATAATAGTCACGATAGACTAGATAAAAATTTAATAAAAGAGTTTCACTTAATCTTAATGGAGTTAGTTAGTAATTTTGAAAAAGAAAATAAAGGTAATTTTAGAAAAGCAAATGTACACATTTCAAATACCTGTGTAAAAAATTCATTTCCTGAGTATATTGAAAAAGATTTAGAAACAGTAATTGATATTTTTTATGAAATGAGAAAAAAAGTAAAGGATTTAGAAAGTAAAATTCAAGCTTTAGCATTTTTACATTGTGGTTTTGAAATCATTCATCCTTTTGCTGATGGCAATGGAAGAGTAGGAAGAATGATATTAACTTTAGAAGCGTTAAAAATGGGTTTGCCTCCAATTTCAATTGATTTTAAAAATAGAATTTTATACTATTTAGCATTACAAAAATCTAGTGGTACATCTAATCCTATTTCAAATTCAGTTATAGAAAGAATAAATATTGATAATCTAATAACAATGCAATCATTGCTGTATAAATCGATAAGGAAAGAACTAAAATTAAATGAAGATAGCGATGATGAAAAAGGATATATGGAATTTAAAAAAGTTGAACCTCATGACTTTAAAAAGGAAAATTGAGAAATTTTAGATAAAAAATATAATCAGTATATCTTAGATGAATCGATTGCTATTTTAGATTTTAAAAAAGTTGTTAAAAAAATGAGAGAAGAATGAACTAAAAAATATGGTTATACATTCAAAGATTAATTAAGTTATAATCTAGAAGTGAGGTATCTTTTATGAGAAAAATTACTGTTAGAAAAGTAGCCGCTAAACTAAACTTAGTAGTTTTGGCTGGTGAAAGTGGATTAGATAATTTTATTCAAGTTTATGGATTAAATCGTGCTGGATTAGAATTAACTGGAAATTTTGAAGAAGGGGAAAAAGCACATAGATTAATCTTGATGTCTACAAAAGAATATAATTATATAATGAAATTTAGTGATGAAGAAAGAAAAGTTAGATACGAAAAACTTTTAAACAAACATATTCCAGGAGTTATTTTAACTAAAAAGTTTGATGATCCTATTTTTGTACAAGTAGGTCACTGTCTTGGAATTCCAATTTTACAAACACAAGCCGAATCTACAAGTGATTTTTCAAAAGATGTTTTAGACTTATTAGATGATTATTTTGCACCAACTACAGAATTACATGCTTCTTTTATAAATATTTTTGGACAAGGTACTTTATTGACTGGAGAATCTGGAATAGGTAAATCTGAGTTAGCGCTTGAGTTAGTTAAAGCAAACCACTTATTTGTTGGAGATGATAGAATTGTTGTGACAAAAAAAGCCGGAGCACTTTATGGTAAGTCGCATCCAATTTTAAAAAACTTAGTTGAAGTAAGAGGAATCGGAATTATTGATGTTGCAAAAACTAATGGTTATAAAGTTATAATGGAACAATCAACAGTTGATTTAATTATTGAATTGTCAATTTTTAAAAAAGATGGAGTAGATGATTCTGAAAGATTAGGACATGATTTTAATACTAAAAATATTTTAGGAATGGAAATTCCATATATAAAAATACCTGTATCTTCAGGAAGAAATATACAAAATATTGTTGAAACAGCTGTATCTAAATTAAAAATTAAAAATAGTGGCCTTTATAAAGATGATGCAGATTTATTAACAGAAAGAATGAGAGATTTTTCAGATGATGAATAGTTTTGCCTATGATAATCCATTATGAAATGCTTGAGTAACAGGACAAGGAGAAGGAGATAATCTTTCTTTTTTATACTCAACTTTTTTAGTAATAGGTACATTTGTTACTTTAATTGCAACTTTTATAACAATTAAATTAAGAAAAATTCCTATGCAAGAATTGATTCATGCAACTTATATTGTTATTGGTTGTGGTGTTTTAGGGGGATCAATTTTTGGAAAACTAGGTACAGGAGTTCCTTTATATAGAGTTGTGTTTATTTGAGAACCAGGAATGAGCTTTTTTGGAGCTTTTTTATGTGGTTTTGTTGGAGGTTTTGCTTTTTTATATGCAAAAAGACATAACAAAAAAATCTCAATTTATGCATATGCTGATTGTATTGTTCCTAATGTATTATTAGGTCAAGCAATTGGAAGATGAGGAAACTTATTTAATCATGAAATTTTAGGTAGAACAACTTCTGTGGAAAAATTACAGTGACTGCCTTCATGAATTTGACAAAGATTATTTTATTATGTAGATCCAGCAACAGGAATGGAAGCAAAAGATTTAGTTTATAAAGAACCATTATTTTTATATGAAATGTTTGGAACTTTAATAAGTTGAGTTGTTATTGTTTTTGTGATTCAAAATTTAGGTAAATGATTTAGTAAAAAACCTTGAATAGTTGACCCTCAAGCATTTCCAATAAAACATCCAATTAAATTAAACCAAATAAAAAATGTTGATACATATATTGATATTAAATATAAACAAGTTTATATAAAGGGAGAAGAGTTATATAAAATGTCTAAAAGACAAGCCTGATTAAAAGCATATTTTGCTTATCAAGCTGATTTAATTGAAGCAAATAAAGCGCAAAAAGTTATTGATGATCATAAAAGTATTTATTTAAAAGCAACAGAGCGATATAAGGTTTTAAAAACAAAATTAAAAGAAGAAATTACAAAAATTGAATATAAATATAAAAATAATAAAATCGATAAAAATGAATTATTAAAACAAAAAAAAGAACTTGCAGCAAAGTTTAAAAATGATAGCGAAAAATCAAGAAGCGAAAAATCAAGATTAAAATCATTTTTTACTTTAAATAGTGAAAAATTATATGAAATAAACAATCCTAATAAATATTTTGTAATTAAATCAGGAGTAATGTCTTCAAGTTATATTATAATTATTGCATTGATTAGAATTATTCTTGACTCATTTAGAACTAATTATGAACTCGCATTTAAATGAAGCCCTGTATTTAACTACTTATCTCTAAGTGGAATTATGTTTCTTGGAATAATCTTTTTAGTAATATCTCAATTTATAGCGCCAAAAAAATGGAGAGAGGAAGGCTGATTATATGAAAAATCCTATTAATAATGATTATGATGTAATTATTGCTGGAGCAGGTCCTGCTGGATTGACTGCTTCAATTTATGCTGTTAGATCTGGAATGAAGGCTGTTGTTTTAGAAAAAGAATTACCTGGAGGAAAAGTTGGGAAGACAGGGGAAATAGAAAATTATCCAGGTTTCGATAAAATTGAAGGTCCTGAATTAGCTTTTAAATTTGTAGATCAAGCAATAAAATTAGGAGCAAACATTGAATACTCTGGATTGAAATCATACAAAAAAGAAGGAAATTCATTTATTGTTCAATTAACTAATGGAAAAACTATAACAGGAACAACTTTAATTTTAGCAACTGGTACAAAAGAAAGGCTATTAAATGTGCCAGGAGAAAAAGAGTTATATGGTAAAGGTGTATCGTACTGTGCGGTTTGTGATGGAGCTAATTTTAAAAATGAAGTTGTAGCAGTTGTTGGAGGAGGATATTCAGCAGTTGAAGAATCTATTTTCTTATCAAGATTAGTTTCAAAAGTACATCTAATTCATAGAAGTCAAAAGTTTAGAGTTGACCAAAAACTTCTAGATAAATTAAAAGCAAATGAAAAAGTAGAATTACATTTAGATAGTGTTGTAAAATCAATTAATGGTCAAAACTCTGTTGAAGGTGTGACAATTCAAAGTCTTTTAGATAATAGTGAAAAAAGCATTGGTATTAAAGCAATATTTCCTTTTATCGGTCAAAATCCTGTTACAGAATTCATTGAACAAACTACAATTTTAGATGAAAATAAACATATTGTAGGTGATGAAAATATGAAAACAACAATTGAAGGTTTATTTGTAGCAGGAGATGTAAGACGTTCCCCATTAAAACAAATAGCAACAGCGGTTTCAGATGGAGCTTTAGCAGGTCAAAATGCAGTTAAATATATTGAAAACCTTGATTAATTTCAAGGTTTTTGTTTTTTGTGATAAAATTTAAAAGTTAGAGGTGATTTATTAATGGAAAAATGAGAGGACAAGTGATTTAGTCCATACGACGCAAATTGATCTGTTAAAAGTGACTATGGACCATTACACATGTACGCATTTTTTATAACTACTGGAGTTATTGTTGCAATTGCACTTGCTGCTTTTCGGTTATGAAGAAGAAGACTGCCAGCACAAGAGATGTTAATAGCAGCAGTTTTTATAGTTCCTTGCGGACTATTTGGAGGAAGCTTCTTTGGTAAGCTTAATGCCAGTGGAGATGATTGATTAAATGGAGAAGGATTCTTTAAATTGTTTGCATTTTGAGAACCAGGAATGTCAATTCACGGAGCTATATTATTTGGAACAATATCTGCATTTTTAATTCTTTATTTTTTAAGAAAAAAACGTAAAATTTCATTATTTACTTATGGAGATTGTATTGCTCCAGGCATTTTGATTAGTCAATCAGTTGGTAGATGAGGGAACTTTTTTAACCATGAATTATTTGGTAGACCTTTAGGTATATATGGTGGAGTAAATTTACCAAAATGATTACAAGATAATTTAACTTATACTTATAATGGACCATCTGGAAATGTTTTAAATGGTGTTACGCTTGAAAATGGGCAACATTATGTGATGCAACCATTATTTTTATATGAATCAGTTGGATTTTTAATAGTGTATTTATGCATTGTTTTAATCATTCCTGGAATTGGAAAATGAATTGGCAAAAAACCTTGAAAAGTAGAACCAAATCAATTCCAATTAAGCTGAAAAGAATCATGAAAAGCACCATTTACTTTCAATAAAGACTCAATTGATAACACTTATTTTGAAATTTGAAGAAATGCTTTTTATACAAAAGTAGAAAAATCAAGAGTAAATTGATATGAACAAGAAAAAAGTAAAATTACAACAAAAAATATTGTGGCAAAAAAATGAAAAGAAGGGCTTTTATTAGATAAAGCTAATAACCCACATGGATATAAATGTGCAAGAGCAGGTGTACAACTTGGAGCATATTTTTTAGGATGAAATATTATAAGATTTTATGTCGAGACAAACAGAAGTGAAGAAGGTTTATTTGTTATGCATAAACCAGAACTTTCACTTGCATTAGTTGCAATTACTGGAATTGTTGGAGTAATAATAATGATATATGCTCAATTTATTGGACCATATTTATTTAGAACTCCAGGATATATTTATGAAAAACCTTATTTCTTTACAAGAGAAGTACTAGAAAAAGATAACAAAATCGCAGATCGAAAAATTAAAAATAGCGTGGTAAAAATGAGTGAGCAATTAGCAATAGAGGCTGAAAGAAAACAACAAGCAAAAGTACAAACTCAAATGAAAAATCAAGATTCTAAAAAAAGAGAAGTTAATAAATCAACTTATGTTAAACATCCAAGTAGAAGAATGCAAATTCAAAGCAAGCGTGCAAAACATCAAAATATCAAAACTCAAGGACTAAATCGAAAAAAAAAATAATTTAATATATTAAGAAGGTGATGCAATGTCTTTTGCAACAACTGTTAAAGAAGAAATACTTGATCATAACTTTGATAAAGAACAAGCAATTATGTTGCTGTCTGGATTTATAAAATATAATGGAGAATTAATTTATACTTTATCAGGTTTTTCTTTGCGTCTCCATTCAAAATCAAATCATGTAATACGAAAAATTTATGAGTTACTAAAAATAGTATATAGTGGAAATATAGAAATATCTATTATTCAAACTCAAATATTAAAAAAAGATAAAGTTTATCAACTTTTATTGACTGACAACGTGATACACTTTTTAAGTAAATATAACTTATATGATATTGATAAAAGTGCTAAAATTATAAAGATTAGTTTAAACGAGGATTTCGATAATAGCTTGGTACGCGCATATATCTCTGGGGTTTTTATTGCCGTTGGCAGCGTCAATAATCCAGATACCGTTAACTATCATCTAGAACTCCAATTCAAAGAAGAAGAATCTGCTATTTATATTAGAGATCTTCTTAATAAATTTGAATTTGGTTTTAAAGTAATCACAAGAAAAAGCAATTATATCTGCTATGTTAAAAGATGTTTAGTTGTTTCTGATTTTTTAAAGTTTATAGATGCTCCTGAAGCAGTTTTAAAGTTTGAAAATACACGTATATCAAGAGACTTTACAAATAATGTTAATCGTATCAATAATATTGATGTTTATAACATTAAAAAAACATCCAAGACTAGTGATAAACAAATTTCACAAATAGAAGCAATTCAAAAGAATAATCTATTTAGTGAATTGTCAGATAAGGCTCAAAAATTGGCCAACATACGTTTGGTTCACCCGGATGCATCATTTAGTCGCTTAGAAGAACTTATGAATGATGAAGGTATTAGTATTACTAAATCTGGTATTAGCAATTTATTTAAAATAATTGCAAAACTATCGGAAAGCATAGGTGAAATTTATGAAAAGTAACGATGTAATAGCTATTTTTAGTCAAAACATGAAAGAGTTAAGAGTGCAAAAAGGCTTAACTCAAGAAGAACTAAGTTTTAAAGCAGGTATCCACAGAAACTATATATCTGATACAGAGCGTGGTCGCAGAAATGTATCACTAAAAGCTGTGGAAAAAATAGCAGCTGGACTTGGAGTTACAATCCAAGAACTATTTAATAATAGTACTAT from Spiroplasma tabanidicola includes the following:
- the uvrA gene encoding excinuclease ABC subunit UvrA, with amino-acid sequence MSLDKIIVKGARENNLKNVDITIPKNKLIVFTGLSGSGKSSLAFNTIYAEGERRYIESLSSFSRQFLKSTEKPDVDDIEGLSPAISIDQKTTSHNPRSTVGTTTEIHDHLRLLYANVGTPYCINGHGPIKSQSLKEIINSIKKMTSDNEQIYILSPVVRDKKGTHKDLFSRLQREGFIRVQVNGEIKTLDEEIELEQNKRHDIDIVVDRLVYKVEDEDLQSRLYSAIEIGLTYSNGIIKINYPNKNNETKLYSTKYSCSECGFMIPNLEPNLFSFNKKVGACETCSGLGINLEADPSLIIPDTSLSIKQGGILYYKNLVGTQNLEWQEFKILCDYYLIDMDMPISSLRQKQVDVILYGSDEPLEVTLNSTSGNVFNKMNYTEGLANLIERRYLTTKSEDNRKFYGKFMSSRVCKTCNGKRLNELALSVKLNGLSIADFVELTIENELNFLLNLELTDQQKQIASLVLNQLLSRISFLNEVGLNYLTLARSATTLSGGESQRIRLAKQLGSKLSGVLYVLDEPSIGLHQKDNDKLIATLKKLRDLGNTLIVVEHDEDTMKHSDWIVDIGPGAGVHGGEVVAQGSYDDICNEPRSITGQYLSKKLSIPVPKKRRGGNGKKLEIIQASENNLKNIDVTIPLGKFVTITGVSGSGKSTLMEEIIYKGLRKEVAKELIHPGKYKKMKGTENIDKIIYVSQDPIGKTPRSNPATYTSVFDDIRDLFAETPEAKMRGYKKGRFSFNVPGGRCDACQGDGVVRVDMQFLGYVEVICEVCEGRRYNEETLQVKYKSKNVWDVLSMTVKEAADFFENIPKIKEKLDTILAVGLGYIKLGQNATTLSGGEAQRVKLSTFLLKKSTGQTLFLLDEPTTGLHVDDVNRLIKVLNILVDQGNTVLTIEHNLDFIKVSDYLIDLGPDGGMAGGEILATGTPEQVVLAQNSYTAKYLREYLND
- a CDS encoding Mur ligase family protein yields the protein MINVEEEIVPMSLFFKKQYNLKKLLAEQKNPQNNFKVISVVGTNGKGSTSNYIYKNLYKNNKSVGLFFSPAFIYHNERIQVNNQWIEDEILLKIIEDSKPLFEKYELTFFEIWTYIAIVYFNLKKIELAVVEAGIGGMKDATSLFENQIAVCLTSIGFDHTDVLGNKIENIIENKIKIVKNNNKIYTTINNYKYDDIFKSFVSNEIIYCEPTNNLTYQKYNQGIAKEVLKLFNIQFDANTNVPLGRQSVLKEDPNFIIDGCHNFNGAEELVKSIKDLDKYTILFASSKGRENSEMVAFLKSKCKEFYVTTFDHFKAWELNLVNEDNKVYDWKQFLNDNINKDILVCGSLYFIPLVYRWFMGGK
- a CDS encoding folate family ECF transporter S component: MSNYYIITNVIGFLGVAALFVGALALEKFTFKKISVRHITVMATFGASSVVLTNLVGYNIPILGNVRLAFGDWIIFLLGMMFGPLCGVISAIAIDTVGNLIPNAFGYHSGYMMNKSILGICGALVFISKKDNWIILKTALFYGIPYTLQSLLFNQIWMMSWKGEAAWLDIVPKLIKLPITLPIYIIISYSTFKVLQKLLDRWQTEDIWCFKNRNMQVLSLEFE
- a CDS encoding Fic family protein, which translates into the protein MKFKKSYFENSYCKNAYNSAQIEGNKLSAVVFEKIIFHFDEKEIWSEIYKDYSVDYNPILAKWYEEAWGFKRSYSLLYKTIQNNSHDRLDKNLIKEFHLILMELVSNFEKENKGNFRKANVHISNTCVKNSFPEYIEKDLETVIDIFYEMRKKVKDLESKIQALAFLHCGFEIIHPFADGNGRVGRMILTLEALKMGLPPISIDFKNRILYYLALQKSSGTSNPISNSVIERINIDNLITMQSLLYKSIRKELKLNEDSDDEKGYMEFKKVEPHDFKKENWEILDKKYNQYILDESIAILDFKKVVKKMREEWTKKYGYTFKD
- the hprK gene encoding HPr(Ser) kinase/phosphatase, producing MRKITVRKVAAKLNLVVLAGESGLDNFIQVYGLNRAGLELTGNFEEGEKAHRLILMSTKEYNYIMKFSDEERKVRYEKLLNKHIPGVILTKKFDDPIFVQVGHCLGIPILQTQAESTSDFSKDVLDLLDDYFAPTTELHASFINIFGQGTLLTGESGIGKSELALELVKANHLFVGDDRIVVTKKAGALYGKSHPILKNLVEVRGIGIIDVAKTNGYKVIMEQSTVDLIIELSIFKKDGVDDSERLGHDFNTKNILGMEIPYIKIPVSSGRNIQNIVETAVSKLKIKNSGLYKDDADLLTERMRDFSDDE
- a CDS encoding prolipoprotein diacylglyceryl transferase, translating into MMNSFAYDNPLWNAWVTGQGEGDNLSFLYSTFLVIGTFVTLIATFITIKLRKIPMQELIHATYIVIGCGVLGGSIFGKLGTGVPLYRVVFIWEPGMSFFGAFLCGFVGGFAFLYAKRHNKKISIYAYADCIVPNVLLGQAIGRWGNLFNHEILGRTTSVEKLQWLPSWIWQRLFYYVDPATGMEAKDLVYKEPLFLYEMFGTLISWVVIVFVIQNLGKWFSKKPWIVDPQAFPIKHPIKLNQIKNVDTYIDIKYKQVYIKGEELYKMSKRQAWLKAYFAYQADLIEANKAQKVIDDHKSIYLKATERYKVLKTKLKEEITKIEYKYKNNKIDKNELLKQKKELAAKFKNDSEKSRSEKSRLKSFFTLNSEKLYEINNPNKYFVIKSGVMSSSYIIIIALIRIILDSFRTNYELAFKWSPVFNYLSLSGIMFLGIIFLVISQFIAPKKWREEGWLYEKSY
- the trxB gene encoding thioredoxin-disulfide reductase encodes the protein MKNPINNDYDVIIAGAGPAGLTASIYAVRSGMKAVVLEKELPGGKVGKTGEIENYPGFDKIEGPELAFKFVDQAIKLGANIEYSGLKSYKKEGNSFIVQLTNGKTITGTTLILATGTKERLLNVPGEKELYGKGVSYCAVCDGANFKNEVVAVVGGGYSAVEESIFLSRLVSKVHLIHRSQKFRVDQKLLDKLKANEKVELHLDSVVKSINGQNSVEGVTIQSLLDNSEKSIGIKAIFPFIGQNPVTEFIEQTTILDENKHIVGDENMKTTIEGLFVAGDVRRSPLKQIATAVSDGALAGQNAVKYIENLD
- a CDS encoding prolipoprotein diacylglyceryl transferase, with the translated sequence MEKWEDKWFSPYDANWSVKSDYGPLHMYAFFITTGVIVAIALAAFRLWRRRLPAQEMLIAAVFIVPCGLFGGSFFGKLNASGDDWLNGEGFFKLFAFWEPGMSIHGAILFGTISAFLILYFLRKKRKISLFTYGDCIAPGILISQSVGRWGNFFNHELFGRPLGIYGGVNLPKWLQDNLTYTYNGPSGNVLNGVTLENGQHYVMQPLFLYESVGFLIVYLCIVLIIPGIGKWIGKKPWKVEPNQFQLSWKESWKAPFTFNKDSIDNTYFEIWRNAFYTKVEKSRVNWYEQEKSKITTKNIVAKKWKEGLLLDKANNPHGYKCARAGVQLGAYFLGWNIIRFYVETNRSEEGLFVMHKPELSLALVAITGIVGVIIMIYAQFIGPYLFRTPGYIYEKPYFFTREVLEKDNKIADRKIKNSVVKMSEQLAIEAERKQQAKVQTQMKNQDSKKREVNKSTYVKHPSRRMQIQSKRAKHQNIKTQGLNRKKK
- the whiA gene encoding DNA-binding protein WhiA; this translates as MSFATTVKEEILDHNFDKEQAIMLLSGFIKYNGELIYTLSGFSLRLHSKSNHVIRKIYELLKIVYSGNIEISIIQTQILKKDKVYQLLLTDNVIHFLSKYNLYDIDKSAKIIKISLNEDFDNSLVRAYISGVFIAVGSVNNPDTVNYHLELQFKEEESAIYIRDLLNKFEFGFKVITRKSNYICYVKRCLVVSDFLKFIDAPEAVLKFENTRISRDFTNNVNRINNIDVYNIKKTSKTSDKQISQIEAIQKNNLFSELSDKAQKLANIRLVHPDASFSRLEELMNDEGISITKSGISNLFKIIAKLSESIGEIYEK
- a CDS encoding helix-turn-helix domain-containing protein, whose amino-acid sequence is MKSNDVIAIFSQNMKELRVQKGLTQEELSFKAGIHRNYISDTERGRRNVSLKAVEKIAAGLGVTIQELFNNSTITK